In Bicyclus anynana chromosome 1, ilBicAnyn1.1, whole genome shotgun sequence, a single window of DNA contains:
- the LOC112055410 gene encoding uncharacterized oxidoreductase SERP2049-like yields MAFENKVVIVTGASSGIGEAAAEEFSAGGARVVLVGRNEAKLSNVAKRCNDPLVIRADMSKDEDVQRIVNETVDRFGQIDILVNNAGTFANGALLSCNLMETYDYVMGVNLRAAIYLTKLAVPYIIKTKGNIVNISSVSGVITPVFPGLLAYNVSKAGLNHFTKCAATELGPLGVRVNAVSPGPVNTDFIENTGFPGPWETYKSATVLNRVSESKEIADMIILSDKAKSITGANYLTDNGMSIKR; encoded by the coding sequence ATGgcttttgaaaataaagtaGTTATTGTAACAGGAGCGAGTTCTGGCATAGGAGAGGCGGCGGCTGAAGAGTTTAGTGCCGGAGGAGCAAGAGTTGTTCTGGTGGGAAGAAATGAAGCGAAACTGAGTAACGTCGCCAAACGCTGCAACGATCCTTTGGTGATACGCGCTGATATGTCTAAAGATGAAGACGTGCAGAGAATAGTGAACGAGACAGTAGACAGGTTCGGCCAGATTGACATTTTGGTCAACAACGCGGGAACCTTCGCCAATGGTGCATTGCTGAGCTGCAACTTAATGGAGACGTATGATTATGTCATGGGTGTAAATCTTCGCGCTGCTATTTATCTAACCAAATTAGCTGTTCcatatataattaaaactaaaggcAATATAGTCAATATATCCAGTGTGTCGGGGGTTATTACCCCAGTTTTTCCTGGATTACTGGCTTACAACGTCTCCAAGGCTGGACTGAACCACTTCACTAAATGTGCTGCGACTGAGCTGGGCCCGCTCGGCGTGAGGGTCAACGCCGTCAGCCCTGGACCAGTAAACACTGACTTTATAGAGAACACCGGTTTCCCTGGACCTTGGGAGACATACAAAAGTGCAACGGTACTAAACAGAGTGTCAGAATCTAAGGAAATAGCGGATATGATTATTTTAAGTGATAAAGCTAAGTCTATCACCGGTGCCAATTACTTAACCGATAACGGTATGTCGAtcaaacgttaa